From Hypomesus transpacificus isolate Combined female chromosome 3, fHypTra1, whole genome shotgun sequence:
CTTGTTACTTTGCAAACTTCAtccatcacctctcctctctgctctcctttcctcctctcctctcttctcctctctcttctcctctcttctcctctcccctcctcttttttcTCATCTGTCCTCTATCTGTTTTCCTTCTctgctttccttccttcctctgtgctctcctctctctgctcctctcacctTTCCTCaactcctcccctcatctcctcacaTCCTCTCCTCTATGTTTGAGTCCTCAGTAACTTCTGCCTGCTctagtctctcctcccccccgcaTGAACCtttgtatgtctctgtgtgtgtgacccctaCAGTGAACAGCTATGGGGATGACGAGGATGACTCCAGCTCGTCTGACAGTGAGGAGGAGATAGTGAAGCAGTTTGAGATCTCAGTGTCGCGATCCCAGAGCTTCCGCTGCACAGCCACCTCCGAGGCACTATCCCAGCCTGCACCGTGTCAGCGGCCCTTCACCCGCCTGCTGTCGGACCAGGAAGAGGGTAGCACAGAGCCCTCCGACTTTGAAGGTAccgggaaacacacacacacacacactcattcacatgcTCACAGTCACatgtgcactcacacacacaccccacacacacacatacacactaacacacagtgGTCACTAAGATAAGCATAGATACCTAATGTAATGCTCAGAGGGCCCTAAAGAGCAACCACTGTACATTCATTTGAcaccacaaaacacaaaactgaCATATGGACACTTGTGTGTATATAGTTGTGATCCAGCAGGATGATTCAACCTACTGACCTGAATCCCAAATACCATTTTCAACACGGATTACTGTCTGTAAAGAGCTTAGCTTGATTGGACCACTCTGTTGCCAGATCAACATAGGGCAGATAGATAGCCCCCTGGGTCTTCTGATTCATTAGGAATGTATTGAGATGGGCTTGGGGTGTCTTAAACATGGTATTAGAAGGATCAGATTATAGTGACTGCCTACCAAGGCAACATTATACATATGGTGGGGATACTGAAACCAAAGGGAAAGAGACTTATCCTTAAGACATCTTCTCAATCCGTACTGAATCCtcacttctcacacacacacacacacacagatattcaCACTTACACTGTCTCCTCTGGATCCTGTGGTGCCGTGAGATTCACAGCAGCTTTTCCTCGGCCATCCCATGTTGTCTCTAGCATGTTCTTCCCTTCAGCCAGCATGTGAGAGCCTGAATGACATAATAGCCAATCGAAACCCCAGGACACGCTCTGATGAGTcaatgttgccatggtgaatacTCACTTACAACAATGACATAATGAGATACTGAATTGGAGTTAATTGTCATTGATCAGACTGAGGTACAGTTTGTACCAACCCAGCTCTGAATGGGCCATAAAGAGTTGCATAACAATATAATTGTATGTGCATAAGTGGGCCAATCACGTGGTCTGTGGATGAATAGGGATTCAATTACTTTGTGGTTGCTTGCAAACGTACAGCACATCGCCAGGCAACCTGCTGACATAAGATCCATCGATCGTGGATGTGTACATAGTTGCAAATCACCATGTCACAATCTGTGTCCTTCCCCAGATATGGATGCCCAGAGCAGGCTAAGTTACCAGGACCCCCTGGATTCCCAAGGTCCCAGAGTCCAGGACCCCCTGGACGCCCAGGGTCCCAGAGACCCGCTGTCTCAGCAGGGCGAGAGGCCTGGCTCCGTGCGCTCCCAGATCGTGGACGAGGCTCTGGATGGCCCCCTGGGGGAAGGCTCGGTGGGCAGGGGGGTCACAGAGGCCAGCCCGGCCCCCGGCATGAGCCGACGGGACACGGAGGGAAGCCTGGAGATGGAGACGGCCGTAGACGACCAGGAGAACAACGACACCACAGACAGCTCCTCCACATGGAGCCCCGAGGTACTGCAGATGAGAGGCCCAGTCACCAACACGAAGCCCAGAGAAAAGTTATGTCTGAAGACTAACAAGACCTGTATCTGCATGGGACTCTGAGTTTCATCAGGGGTCACAGTGGTGAGGGATTTGTTatggaaagaaaaggaagacaGGGTTGAGTCAGAACTGACAGTTAGAGACTTGGAATTTTTATGAGACATATTTTTCAGCTGTGTTTTCCAACCTAACTGAATTTGGGCACACCAAGACAAGCGTGGCGTAACCCCCCCTCAGGCTGTCTGTACGATACACGACTCCTTCCTCAAGCCTTGTGTAACAAACCTCATGAATATGAATCTGACGTTTGGAATAGCAAAACCCAGCCTGTTAAACCaaaggggtctgtgtgtgttgctaatgACGACGCGCGGTGTCAGTGTGTTACTGTGCTAAAGTACTAATGTGTCATGATTGATTATCGGCCTAGTTAGAGAGAGGTGATAGTGAGTGGGTGGGAGATGTTGGCCGGCGTCATCGGCACTGGGCCCAGTGCTTACCCGAGCCCAGACGCCCACAACAGCTTGTTGGTGTgcgatggtgtgtgtttgtttgtgtgtgtgtgtatttgtttgtgtgtgagtgtgtgtgtgtgtgttgatgtgtgtggtaGCATAAAAGTGCCTCTTAGCCGCCAATCCACACAATAGAATTGGGAGCAATCCGTGCTTAGAGCAGACCCCACTTGTTTCATCATCTTCACATGGAAATGCGAGGCGTCCGTCATTCTGCTGTGAAGATGACCATCATCATTTCGAGATTTGTGGAGCCAAAGATCTGTGGTGCTTGATGCCCGATACGCAGCTTGAAGAAGAGCCCTTCACCTGACATGTGCTGTACGCTCTGCGCGGACGACACTGTGATTATCTTATCTTATCCGCGGTCGCCGTGCCAACGCCAACACTTCTCCCGCTCTGTCAACATGGTGACACGATCGCCGTGGTGTTTGTTGACCCTGTTAGGTGCTGCTTGGCTGAGGTCAGACTTAGGCTTCATTGCATTGATCTCCTTCTATTCAGGTTCCATGTGGCAAATGTTATCATTCATGTGATTACTGTCATCAAATGATGATAATGCCCTATTAAAATGCACAGCGTTTCTAGTTCGATTATCTCATTGCCATCCCGGTAGATCTGTGTTGAGTTCATAAAAATCCCTTTCGTTTTGCAGGCGCAAAGCGTCATACAAGAGGTCGGGATtagaacctgcaacctcttagTCTGCAGTCAAAAGCTCTGACCCGCTGAacttcctgttttctccctccctcagcaagAGCATCCCCCAGGGGAAGGGTCCTCTGCCGCCCCTGCAGCCCGCTCCCGCCCCCCAATCCCCAAATGCGGGGATCTCATCATCGCCCTGGAGCACAAGGCAAACGCGGAGAAGCTGCTGGTGACCGTGGTGGTGGCCAGGGACATCCCCGACAAGGAGCGCAGCGGGATGGACTCCTGGCAGGTGCACGTGGTCCTCCTCCCAGCCAAGAAACAGCGGCATAAAACCTCCGTCCAGAAGGGGGCGCTGCCCCACTTCAACGAAACCTTCCGCTTCTCCCGCGTGGAGCAGGCCGACCTGGCGGTGTCGGCCTTGAGGTTCCGACTGTACGCCCTGGGGGGGCGGATGTCCCGGGAGAagatgatgggggagagggtgcTTCGTCTGGCGGGTTTGAACCCTGAAGGGGGCGTGACTGAGACCACTCTGGTGCTGGAGCCTCGCAGCAACATGAAGGTAAGGCCACAGCTGGTGGGTGTTGCTCagcggttagagcatttgacggCAGAGGGAGCGAGAGCTCACAGGTTCAGATTCcccctgtgtgtctgacctgttttTATGAAAGCAAACTGCTTAATGAATACATGATTATTATTACGGCTATACCATGACAGCACAGGCTCACTGGAGCATCGCAAAGTTTATCACCTTCTCACCTTCGATATTCTAACGTTGTCATGGTGTCCGTCAGAGTGTGGACTCTCAGCTGAGCCTGTCTGGGGTGTCCCAGAGCGACAGTGCGTCTTCGACTCAGTCTCTGACTCACGGGGGGGTCCCAGAGCTGCTGGTGGGCCTGACCTACAACGCCACTACAGGACGCATGTCTGTGGAGCTCATCAAGGGCAGCCACTTCCGCAACCTGGCCATCAACAGGCCCCCCGGTAAGCCCccttaagcacacacacacacacacaccaaacacacaaa
This genomic window contains:
- the syt16 gene encoding synaptotagmin-16 isoform X1; the encoded protein is MEKETGYSDSQDTQTPPGILTPEAIGFLSAVGVFVVVLAVLFLFINKKLCFSRVGGLPCLEQHGRKKGSRSRPGIRQGLVNSYGDDEDDSSSSDSEEEIVKQFEISVSRSQSFRCTATSEALSQPAPCQRPFTRLLSDQEEGSTEPSDFEDMDAQSRLSYQDPLDSQGPRVQDPLDAQGPRDPLSQQGERPGSVRSQIVDEALDGPLGEGSVGRGVTEASPAPGMSRRDTEGSLEMETAVDDQENNDTTDSSSTWSPEQEHPPGEGSSAAPAARSRPPIPKCGDLIIALEHKANAEKLLVTVVVARDIPDKERSGMDSWQVHVVLLPAKKQRHKTSVQKGALPHFNETFRFSRVEQADLAVSALRFRLYALGGRMSREKMMGERVLRLAGLNPEGGVTETTLVLEPRSNMKSVDSQLSLSGVSQSDSASSTQSLTHGGVPELLVGLTYNATTGRMSVELIKGSHFRNLAINRPPDTYGKLTLLNSVGQEISRCKTSVRRGQPNPVYKETFVFQVALFQLSDVTLMVSIYNRRSMKRKEMVGWIALGQNSSGEEEQLHWQDMKEGRGQQVCRWHVLLEA
- the syt16 gene encoding synaptotagmin-16 isoform X2; this encodes MASDITPEAIGFLSAVGVFVVVLAVLFLFINKKLCFSRVGGLPCLEQHGRKKGSRSRPGIRQGLVNSYGDDEDDSSSSDSEEEIVKQFEISVSRSQSFRCTATSEALSQPAPCQRPFTRLLSDQEEGSTEPSDFEDMDAQSRLSYQDPLDSQGPRVQDPLDAQGPRDPLSQQGERPGSVRSQIVDEALDGPLGEGSVGRGVTEASPAPGMSRRDTEGSLEMETAVDDQENNDTTDSSSTWSPEQEHPPGEGSSAAPAARSRPPIPKCGDLIIALEHKANAEKLLVTVVVARDIPDKERSGMDSWQVHVVLLPAKKQRHKTSVQKGALPHFNETFRFSRVEQADLAVSALRFRLYALGGRMSREKMMGERVLRLAGLNPEGGVTETTLVLEPRSNMKSVDSQLSLSGVSQSDSASSTQSLTHGGVPELLVGLTYNATTGRMSVELIKGSHFRNLAINRPPDTYGKLTLLNSVGQEISRCKTSVRRGQPNPVYKETFVFQVALFQLSDVTLMVSIYNRRSMKRKEMVGWIALGQNSSGEEEQLHWQDMKEGRGQQVCRWHVLLEA